In a single window of the Littorina saxatilis isolate snail1 linkage group LG3, US_GU_Lsax_2.0, whole genome shotgun sequence genome:
- the LOC138961578 gene encoding uncharacterized protein — MDQVKKAGTWEQLLHELREELNTLAKHLTTARWQRDQYQGLASSLPEQTAIVTIDFAENYLCRYQDEVQSAHWSYRQVSLCPSVLQYHCSSSCCSCVTEYVVAMSDDLNHDAAFGKKALSDILQHLEEKGIQHVHIWSDGCASQFKSKVPFIHMTELAAEHPNLVLQRHYFGAGHGKSLSDGCGGTVKGCATRAVASGRETIQSGSDMHKFCCENLVLPKENEQDHGKTHLQRSFMLYTADQFSRSKKAEDYVTLKGCRSIHQLKPKREVGELVYRHLSCFCSRCRDEDGCENEQFVGGWRNGSVKLKENKRRKTKTGSHQTSPPSESQTTTPPDVFQSTPPPDASQSTPPPDVSQSTPPPDVSQSTPPPDVPQSTPTPDVPQSTPTPDVPQSTPTPDVLQSTPTPDVPQSTPTPDAPQYTPTPDVSQSTPTPDVSLSTPTPDVSQSTSNAVSASSQAQPMPRVEKDRHRDFQELQRKLQAAHSFEEFLKVATESTTVLQKHSLSVKTGMSAQQFKTDKTATLLYPSDGPKEFTPIKVYGDGNCLPRSASVLAFGHEDNHVEMRVRIAVEMALYRQFYLSNTMSHVVANLPKKSAMYSENYVGQVLTPHVVQEMFHTEVMESVTSGKYMGIMQLYAVATLLQMRIESVYPEGVGHNVRGDMHHCVHPV; from the coding sequence ATGGACCAGGTGAAGAAAGCGGGCACTTGGGAACAATTGCTGCATGAACTAAGGGAAGAGCTAAATACCCTAGCCAAGCATCTGACAACGGCGCGGTGGCAGCGTGACCAATACCAAGGGCTTGCAAGCTCTCTGCCTGAACAAACTGCGATAGTGACCATCGACTTTGCCGAAAACTACTTGTGTCGCTATCAGGATGAAGTGCAATCTGCACATTGGAGCTATCGGCAGGTGAGCTTATGTCCATCTGTGCTGCAGTACCACTGCTCTTCTTCCTGCTGTAGTTGCGTCACCGAATATGTTGTGGCCATGTCTGATGACCTCAATCATGATGCTGCATTTGGCAAGAAGGCCCTCAGCGACATCCTCCAGCATCTTGAGGAGAAGGGCATTCAGCATGTCCACATATGGAGCGACGGCTgtgcatcacagttcaaaagcAAAGTCCCCTTCATCCACATGACTGAACTGGCAGCCGAACACCCAAACCTCGTTCTTCAGCGCCATTATTTTGGTGCTGGCCATGGAAAATCGCTGAGTGATGGATGTGGGGGAACGGTCAAAGGATGCGCAACGAGGGCTGTCGCTAGTGGCCGTGAAACAATTCAAAGCGGTTCAGACATGCACAAGTTTTGTTGCGAGAATTTGGTGCTGCCCAAAGAAAACGAACAAGATCACGGAaaaacacatctgcaaaggTCATTCATGCTCTACACAGCAGATCAGTTCTCGCGCTCAAAGAAGGCAGAAGACTATGTTACACTGAAGGGTTGTCGCTCGATCCACCAACTAAAGCCTAagagagaggtcggagaacttGTCTACCGTCATTTATCTTGCTTCTGCAGCCGTTGTAGGGATGAGGATGGATGTGAGAATGAACAGTTTGTTGGTGGGTGGAGAAATGGCTCTGTCAAGCTTAAGGAAAATAAAAGACGCAAAACAAAAACCGGAAGCCATCAGACATCCCCACCATCTGAGTCCCAAACCACAACTCCACCTGATGTGTTCCAATCCACCCCTCCACCTGATGCATCTCAATCTACCCCACCACCTGATGTGTCCCAGTCCACCCCACCACCTGATGTGTCCCAGTCCACCCCACCGCCTGATGTACCCCAGTCCACCCCAACACCTGATGTGCCCCAGTCCACCCCAACACCTGATGTGCCCCAGTCCACCCCAACACCTGATGTGCTCCAGTCCACCCCAACACCTGATGTGCCCCAGTCCACCCCAACACCTGATGCGCCCCAGTACACCCCAACACCTGATGTGTCCCAGTCCACCCCAACACCTGATGTGTCCCTGTCCACCCCAACACCCGATGTGTCCCAGTCCACCTCAAATGCAGTATCGGCCTCCTCTCAAGCCCAACCAATGCCTCGGGTTGAAAAGGACAGACACAGGGACTTTCAGGAACTGCAACGTAAGTTGCAAGCTGCACATTCTTTTGAAGAGTTTCTGAAAGTGGCCACTGAGAGCACAACCGTTCTGCAAAAGCATTCACTGTCTGTGAAAACAGGCATGAGCGCTCAGCAGTTtaaaacagacaagacagcTACTTTACTCTACCCATCTGATGGACCGAAGGAATTCACACCAATCAAGGTGTACGGGGATGGCAACTGCCTTCCCCGCAGTGCATCAGTCCTAGCATTTGGCCACGAAGATAACCATGTGGAAATGAGGGTTAGAATTGCTGTGGAAATGGCTCTCTATAGACAGTTTTATCTCTCCAACACCATGTCCCATGTGGTGGCTAACCTACCGAAGAAGTCGGCCATGTATTCAGAAAACTATGTTGGCCAAGTTCTTACTCCCCATGTTGTACAAGAGATGTTCCACACCGAAGTTATGGAAAGCGTCACATCTGGCAAGTATATGGGCATCATGCAGCTGTATGCCGTTGCCACACTGCTTCAGATGAGGATTGAATCGGTTTATCCAGAAGGGGTTGGCCACAACGTGCGGGGGGACATGCATCACTGTGTCCACCCAGTGTGA